A single Anatilimnocola floriformis DNA region contains:
- a CDS encoding vWA domain-containing protein, which translates to MISKDDSAKDAQPSWFRLSILIPVLLTICLLQVTAIGILWWRSANKPRPAPVAEMSTAPEAESPAPVVEPSEPVEDPVAVIPPPTELPTTDHLPKEVLLKFPSNFQLPATEDSFAAADGMLANTTGGSARRNMLGGEQAGHYYPDDAMTRGSGGEPQGQPGNLQLYGTAARGRTFAMVIDRSASMGEQGLGAIRAAADELAHQLDSLDEQQRVQVVAYHQVPTLLDPQWLTATKENKERLLAFLRKLPAFGSTNHTAALTAALKLRPEVIFLLTDGDEPGMDPGQLRIIRELAKGRTTIHTIHFARGSEGSPKNHFLRKVAAENGGSYVFVNLDRLP; encoded by the coding sequence ATGATCAGTAAAGATGACTCAGCAAAGGATGCGCAGCCGTCGTGGTTTCGGCTCTCGATCCTTATCCCCGTGCTCCTGACGATCTGCTTGCTGCAAGTGACGGCGATCGGCATTCTCTGGTGGAGAAGCGCGAACAAGCCACGACCGGCGCCCGTTGCTGAGATGTCCACCGCGCCGGAAGCTGAGTCGCCAGCACCCGTCGTGGAGCCGAGCGAGCCGGTTGAGGATCCAGTTGCAGTCATTCCGCCGCCAACAGAGCTGCCAACCACAGATCATCTTCCGAAGGAAGTCCTGCTAAAATTCCCATCGAATTTCCAGCTGCCGGCCACGGAAGATTCGTTCGCTGCCGCCGATGGCATGCTGGCCAACACCACCGGCGGCAGTGCGCGGCGGAACATGCTCGGCGGCGAACAGGCCGGACATTACTATCCCGACGATGCGATGACGCGCGGCTCGGGTGGCGAGCCGCAGGGGCAGCCCGGCAACTTGCAACTCTACGGCACGGCGGCCCGCGGCCGAACGTTCGCCATGGTCATCGATCGCTCGGCGAGCATGGGCGAGCAAGGCCTCGGCGCCATTCGCGCTGCCGCCGATGAGCTGGCGCATCAACTCGATTCGCTCGACGAACAGCAACGAGTGCAAGTGGTCGCTTATCACCAGGTGCCCACGTTGCTCGATCCGCAGTGGCTCACCGCAACGAAAGAAAACAAGGAACGGCTCCTCGCCTTCCTCCGCAAGTTGCCCGCCTTCGGCAGCACCAATCACACGGCTGCCTTGACGGCCGCGCTCAAGCTGCGACCGGAAGTCATCTTCCTGCTGACCGACGGCGACGAACCGGGCATGGATCCCGGTCAGCTGCGGATCATCCGCGAGCTCGCCAAAGGAAGAACGACGATTCACACGATCCACTTCGCCCGCGGCAGCGAAGGCTCGCCGAAGAATCACTTCCTCCGCAAAGTCGCCGCCGAGAACGGCGGCAGCTATGTGTTCGTGAATCTGGATCGCCTGCCGTAG
- a CDS encoding HesB/IscA family protein, which produces MITLTERAAKEVQNYKSSVQAPTEDFLRIRLMAGGCSGHSPKLDLDSKFDDKADSKYTFHGVDLVVDKKSELYLEDATIDFVEGLEQSGFKVDIPMAKKSCGCGSSYQF; this is translated from the coding sequence ATGATTACGTTGACCGAGCGGGCCGCGAAGGAAGTTCAAAACTACAAGTCCTCCGTGCAGGCCCCGACCGAAGATTTCCTCCGCATCCGCTTGATGGCCGGCGGTTGCAGCGGCCACTCGCCGAAGCTGGACCTCGACAGCAAGTTTGATGACAAGGCCGACAGCAAGTACACGTTCCACGGCGTGGACCTGGTCGTCGACAAGAAGAGCGAACTCTATCTCGAAGACGCCACCATCGACTTCGTCGAAGGTCTCGAACAGAGCGGCTTCAAGGTCGACATCCCGATGGCCAAGAAGAGCTGCGGTTGCGGTAGCTCGTATCAGTTCTAA
- a CDS encoding carboxylesterase family protein produces the protein MTLATAADNRDRFEARTFENSGEKLNYRLLKPKDYDPNKKYPLVLFLHGAGERGDNNKAQLQHGMSDFASDEVMAKYPAFVIAPQCPNGKKWVEVDWSAAKHTAPDKPSISLQLTFDAMAALQKEFSIDDSRIYVTGLSMGGYGSWDAAERRPDYFAAAAPICGGGDVGNAKKLAKLPIWAFHGDKDGAVKVERTRDMIAAIKEAGGEPKYTEYPGVGHDSWSATYRNPEFYAWLFAQKRS, from the coding sequence ATGACTCTCGCAACTGCCGCCGACAATCGCGATCGTTTCGAAGCCCGCACCTTCGAGAACAGCGGCGAGAAGCTCAACTATCGTTTGCTCAAGCCCAAGGATTACGACCCGAACAAGAAGTATCCGCTCGTCCTCTTTCTGCACGGCGCTGGTGAGCGCGGCGACAACAACAAGGCCCAGCTGCAACACGGCATGAGCGACTTCGCCTCCGATGAAGTGATGGCCAAGTACCCAGCCTTCGTCATCGCCCCGCAATGCCCCAACGGCAAGAAGTGGGTCGAGGTCGATTGGAGCGCCGCCAAGCACACCGCTCCCGACAAGCCGTCGATCTCGCTGCAGCTCACGTTCGATGCCATGGCTGCCCTGCAAAAGGAATTCAGCATCGATGACTCGCGGATCTACGTCACCGGCCTGTCGATGGGTGGTTACGGTTCGTGGGATGCCGCCGAGCGCCGGCCTGACTACTTTGCCGCGGCGGCCCCGATTTGCGGTGGCGGCGACGTCGGCAATGCGAAGAAACTCGCCAAGCTGCCGATCTGGGCTTTCCATGGCGACAAGGACGGGGCGGTGAAGGTCGAACGGACCCGCGACATGATCGCCGCCATCAAGGAAGCCGGTGGCGAGCCGAAGTACACCGAGTACCCGGGCGTCGGTCACGATTCCTGGAGTGCGACTTACCGCAACCCCGAGTTCTACGCCTGGCTGTTCGCCCAGAAGCGCTCGTAA
- a CDS encoding DUF1501 domain-containing protein, with amino-acid sequence MNQLSFNTTATQTARRQFLHDCGIGLGKIALGSLLASSMARNANAAEQTLVNPFPPKKPHFAAKAKAVIHLFMAGAPSQLDLFDYKPKLAEYEGKSIPPEVIQGQRYAFIRADAACLGPQFKFAKHGQSGAELSTMLPHLAKIADQVCIVKSCKTDQFNHAPAQLFFNTGFSQPGRPSLGSWALYGLGAESADLPAFVVMSTGAGISGGAANWNSGFMPTGYTGVRLRNQGDAILNVSNPAGIDAQAQRDTLDLVGSLNRQRLATLNDPEIATRIQSYEMANRLQTSAPDLLNLKSEDKRTLDMYGCDPDKPSFARACLLARRMVERGVRFINIYNEGWDAHSDVSGNLKKNCGATDQGSAALVADLQQRGLLDSTLVVWGGEFGRTPMVETNTALGRSLGRDHHPQAYTMWFAGGGIKPGQTIGATDELGFHVVDKPCHVHDLQATILHCLGLDHERLTYHYAGRDFRLTDVHGHAVKEMLA; translated from the coding sequence ATGAACCAACTGTCATTCAACACGACCGCAACACAAACCGCTCGTCGCCAATTCCTTCACGACTGCGGCATCGGCCTCGGCAAGATCGCGCTCGGTTCGTTGCTCGCGAGCAGCATGGCGAGGAACGCGAACGCGGCGGAGCAAACGCTCGTCAATCCGTTCCCGCCGAAGAAGCCGCACTTCGCCGCCAAGGCCAAGGCGGTGATTCATCTCTTCATGGCAGGTGCGCCGAGCCAGCTTGATCTGTTCGATTACAAGCCGAAGCTCGCCGAGTACGAAGGGAAATCGATTCCGCCCGAAGTGATCCAGGGGCAGCGGTACGCGTTCATTCGCGCCGATGCGGCCTGCCTGGGACCGCAGTTCAAGTTTGCGAAACATGGCCAGAGTGGCGCCGAGCTTTCCACCATGTTGCCGCACCTGGCGAAAATTGCCGATCAGGTTTGCATTGTGAAGTCGTGCAAGACCGATCAATTCAATCACGCGCCGGCGCAGCTCTTTTTTAACACCGGTTTCTCGCAACCAGGCCGGCCGAGCCTTGGCTCGTGGGCGCTGTATGGTCTCGGCGCGGAGAGCGCCGATCTGCCGGCGTTCGTGGTGATGTCAACCGGCGCTGGCATTAGCGGCGGCGCGGCGAACTGGAACAGCGGCTTCATGCCGACCGGTTACACCGGCGTGCGGTTGCGCAATCAAGGCGATGCCATTCTCAACGTCAGCAATCCCGCCGGCATTGATGCGCAGGCGCAGCGCGACACGCTCGATCTGGTCGGCAGCCTCAACCGCCAACGCCTGGCTACGCTCAACGATCCCGAGATTGCCACACGGATTCAGTCCTACGAAATGGCCAATCGGCTGCAAACCTCCGCGCCGGATCTCTTAAATCTGAAGAGCGAAGATAAGAGAACGCTCGATATGTACGGCTGCGATCCCGACAAGCCATCGTTCGCGCGGGCCTGCTTGCTCGCGCGGCGAATGGTGGAGCGCGGCGTGCGATTCATCAATATCTACAACGAAGGTTGGGATGCTCACAGCGACGTCAGCGGCAATCTGAAAAAGAACTGCGGCGCGACCGATCAAGGTTCGGCGGCCCTCGTCGCCGATCTGCAGCAGCGCGGCTTGCTCGACAGCACGCTCGTCGTCTGGGGCGGTGAATTCGGCCGCACGCCAATGGTGGAAACCAATACCGCGCTCGGCCGCAGCCTGGGGCGCGATCATCATCCACAGGCTTACACCATGTGGTTCGCCGGCGGCGGGATCAAACCGGGTCAAACGATCGGCGCGACCGATGAGCTCGGTTTTCACGTCGTCGACAAGCCGTGCCACGTGCACGATTTGCAAGCGACAATCCTCCATTGCCTCGGGCTCGATCACGAACGGCTGACTTATCATTACGCCGGGCGGGATTTTCGGCTGACCGATGTGCATGGCCATGCGGTGAAAGAAATGCTGGCGTAG
- a CDS encoding PSD1 and planctomycete cytochrome C domain-containing protein — MRWCASLALLVVLAACATAADPIDFNRQIRPILSAHCFKCHGPDEGTREAGLRLDSQAEATRKLDSEKVAVVPGKPTASELVRRILTTDADELMPPASANKPLSAEQKKLLQIWIEQGAKYAPHWAFVPPQRPAVPVVKTKTWPKNEIDNFILAKLEAVGLQPAPQADKYTLVRRVYLDLIGLPPTPAEADAFVNDTDPKAYEKLIDHLLESPHYGERWARRWLDLARYADTNGYEKDRPRSIWPYRDWVINALNADMPFDQFTIEQLAGDMLPSATPQQRIATGFHRNTMLNEEGGIDPQEFRFYSTVDRTNTTATVWLGLTLGCAQCHTHKFDPIPHHDYYRTLAYFNNADEPEFDVPNAATAERRAEIERQIAALEADPPLAEVPGEFEFRTPAIIEAKSTSGAKGEIQAENDVIFTGETPQKDTYTLTLAADTRAIGALRLEALTDKTLPSQGPGRTPHGNFVVTEIELQIAEEGKEPKPVKLASATADFSQENFPASDMLDGKANTGWAIHGPGNWNVNRTATIHFAETIKLPEKARWVVTLRQDYGMQHMLGKLRIGLGAKTAAAAQKLSTAEVRAAEFAKWKEQNTAKAVQWEVLQPLTATSELPSLTIEPENTIFASGDFSKRDIYDLQFKTQLTKVTAIKLEVLPDARLPKNGPGRVAYEGPAGDFWLSEVSLLANDQKLKWKDASQSFSSGKNNAAAAIDSDPQTGWSINNGQGREHSAVFVLAEPLTVSDAIHLQLLFEKYYAAGLGRFRVWATDQELPKASDLPATIEAILKMSAASRTANDEQRLFKHFLSLQAKPQVEALRKQLPGYTTTLVMNERAVDHPRSTHLHHRGEYLQPKDEVHPQLLSLIGADKQAQPANRLEFARWLVSGKNSLTARVTVNRHWAALFGRGLVRTTDDFGYQGSPPTHPELLDWLALELPQRGWSIKQLHKLILMSATYQQSSRVVPEMSTADPENLLLGRFPRHRVEAELIRDVVLKTSGQLSPKLGGPSVYPPQPAGVTSEGTYGPLAWNVSQGEDRYRRALYTFTKRTAPYAMLLTFDAPSGEACVPRRELSNSPLQALTLLNDQVFLEAAQTMGKQLTTQPGSVAEKAKDLFRRCLTRPPSEEESQLLAKFFEQQRSRLESKELDAAKIAGTDEADKIDRAAWTLTARALLNLDETITKN; from the coding sequence ATGCGCTGGTGTGCCTCTCTCGCTTTACTTGTTGTCCTCGCTGCCTGCGCCACGGCGGCCGATCCGATTGATTTCAATCGCCAGATCCGCCCGATCCTCTCGGCGCATTGCTTCAAATGCCACGGCCCGGATGAAGGGACGCGCGAAGCAGGCCTGCGACTCGATTCGCAGGCCGAAGCAACGCGGAAGCTCGATTCCGAAAAAGTTGCCGTAGTTCCGGGCAAACCCACGGCCAGCGAACTAGTTCGCCGCATCCTGACAACCGACGCCGACGAACTCATGCCCCCCGCTTCGGCCAATAAACCGCTGTCGGCCGAGCAAAAGAAACTGCTGCAAATCTGGATCGAGCAAGGAGCCAAGTACGCGCCGCACTGGGCTTTCGTGCCGCCGCAACGTCCTGCGGTCCCTGTCGTCAAAACAAAGACCTGGCCGAAGAATGAGATCGACAACTTCATCCTGGCCAAGCTCGAAGCGGTTGGCCTGCAACCTGCGCCACAGGCTGACAAGTACACGCTCGTCCGCCGCGTCTATCTCGACCTGATCGGCCTGCCGCCGACTCCCGCCGAAGCCGATGCTTTTGTGAACGACACCGATCCGAAAGCTTATGAAAAGCTCATCGATCATCTGCTCGAATCGCCCCACTACGGTGAACGCTGGGCTCGTCGTTGGCTCGACCTCGCGCGCTACGCCGATACGAACGGTTATGAAAAAGATCGCCCGCGCTCGATCTGGCCCTATCGCGATTGGGTCATCAACGCACTCAACGCCGACATGCCCTTCGATCAATTCACGATCGAGCAACTCGCTGGCGACATGCTGCCCAGCGCCACGCCGCAGCAACGTATCGCCACGGGCTTTCATCGCAATACGATGCTCAACGAAGAAGGGGGCATCGATCCGCAGGAGTTCCGCTTTTACTCGACTGTCGATCGCACCAACACCACCGCGACCGTCTGGCTGGGCCTGACGCTCGGCTGTGCTCAGTGCCACACCCACAAATTCGATCCGATTCCGCATCACGACTATTACCGCACGCTCGCGTATTTCAACAACGCGGATGAGCCCGAGTTCGATGTGCCGAATGCCGCGACCGCAGAGAGACGCGCAGAGATCGAACGCCAGATCGCCGCGCTCGAAGCCGATCCGCCGCTCGCCGAGGTGCCGGGAGAATTCGAGTTCCGCACACCGGCCATCATCGAAGCCAAGAGCACCAGCGGCGCGAAAGGTGAAATCCAAGCCGAGAACGACGTCATCTTCACCGGCGAGACACCGCAAAAAGATACGTACACACTGACCCTCGCCGCCGACACGCGCGCCATCGGCGCGCTCCGCCTCGAAGCCCTCACCGACAAGACGCTGCCCAGCCAAGGCCCCGGTCGCACGCCGCATGGCAACTTCGTCGTGACCGAGATCGAACTGCAAATCGCCGAGGAAGGCAAAGAGCCGAAGCCCGTGAAGCTCGCTTCGGCAACGGCAGATTTTTCGCAAGAGAATTTCCCCGCCAGCGACATGCTCGATGGCAAAGCCAACACCGGCTGGGCCATTCATGGCCCCGGCAACTGGAATGTGAACCGCACGGCGACGATTCACTTTGCCGAAACCATCAAGCTCCCCGAAAAGGCTCGCTGGGTCGTCACGCTGCGGCAGGACTATGGCATGCAACACATGCTCGGCAAACTGCGGATCGGCCTCGGTGCTAAAACGGCGGCTGCCGCGCAAAAGCTTTCGACGGCCGAGGTCCGCGCCGCGGAGTTCGCAAAGTGGAAAGAGCAAAACACCGCGAAGGCCGTGCAATGGGAAGTACTACAACCGCTGACCGCAACGAGCGAGTTGCCGAGCCTCACAATCGAACCAGAGAACACGATTTTTGCCAGCGGAGACTTCAGTAAGCGCGACATCTACGATCTGCAGTTCAAAACACAGCTCACCAAAGTCACCGCGATCAAACTCGAAGTGCTCCCCGACGCGCGGCTGCCGAAGAATGGTCCGGGCCGAGTTGCCTACGAAGGTCCCGCCGGCGATTTCTGGTTAAGCGAAGTTTCGCTCCTGGCTAACGATCAGAAGCTGAAGTGGAAGGACGCCTCGCAGAGTTTTTCCAGCGGCAAGAACAACGCAGCCGCTGCCATCGACAGCGATCCACAAACCGGCTGGTCGATCAACAACGGTCAGGGTCGCGAGCACAGCGCGGTGTTCGTCCTCGCGGAACCGCTGACTGTGAGCGACGCGATTCACCTACAGTTGCTCTTTGAAAAATACTACGCTGCCGGCCTCGGCCGGTTCCGCGTGTGGGCCACCGATCAAGAACTGCCGAAGGCGAGCGACCTGCCAGCGACGATCGAAGCCATTCTGAAAATGTCCGCCGCCAGCCGCACGGCCAACGACGAGCAACGGCTGTTCAAGCACTTCCTCTCGTTGCAGGCCAAACCTCAGGTCGAAGCACTCCGCAAGCAACTGCCCGGCTACACGACCACGCTGGTGATGAACGAGCGAGCCGTGGACCATCCGCGCTCGACGCATTTGCATCACCGCGGTGAATACCTGCAGCCGAAGGACGAAGTCCATCCGCAGCTGTTGTCGCTGATCGGCGCCGACAAACAAGCACAACCGGCGAATCGCTTGGAGTTTGCTCGCTGGCTGGTGAGCGGCAAGAACTCACTCACCGCGCGAGTGACCGTCAACCGCCACTGGGCTGCCCTCTTCGGCCGCGGCTTGGTCCGTACGACCGATGACTTTGGTTATCAAGGTTCGCCGCCCACCCATCCCGAGTTGCTCGATTGGCTCGCGCTCGAACTGCCGCAGCGCGGTTGGTCGATCAAGCAGTTGCACAAGCTCATCTTGATGAGCGCGACGTATCAGCAGTCCTCGCGCGTTGTTCCCGAAATGTCCACAGCGGATCCAGAGAATCTGCTCCTCGGCCGTTTCCCGCGGCATCGTGTCGAAGCGGAACTCATTCGCGATGTGGTGCTGAAAACTTCCGGCCAACTCTCGCCGAAGCTTGGCGGCCCGAGTGTTTATCCGCCGCAACCCGCCGGCGTTACTTCGGAGGGGACCTACGGTCCGCTCGCTTGGAATGTGAGCCAAGGTGAAGATCGTTACCGCCGTGCGCTCTACACGTTCACCAAACGAACGGCTCCTTACGCGATGCTCCTTACGTTTGATGCACCGAGCGGGGAAGCCTGCGTGCCGCGGCGCGAGTTGAGCAATTCGCCGCTGCAGGCGCTCACGCTGCTGAATGATCAAGTGTTTCTGGAAGCGGCCCAAACGATGGGGAAGCAACTCACGACGCAACCGGGTAGTGTGGCCGAGAAAGCAAAGGACCTATTCCGCCGTTGCCTCACTCGGCCGCCGAGTGAGGAAGAGTCGCAACTGTTGGCGAAGTTTTTCGAACAGCAGCGGTCGCGCCTAGAAAGCAAAGAACTCGATGCAGCGAAAATCGCCGGGACCGACGAAGCAGACAAGATTGATCGGGCTGCGTGGACGCTAACGGCGCGAGCGCTTTTGAACCTGGATGAGACGATTACGAAAAACTGA
- the aroH gene encoding chorismate mutase, whose amino-acid sequence MRCRGVRGATTVEANTRDEILQNTRQLLALMIRANGIEPEEVASAMFSVTSDLNAEFPALAARQLGWLDVPLLCTYEVDVPGSLRRCIRIMIHWNTEMPQHEIRHVYIKEATRLRPDLSKLPPVDFEELERWIAEQMKEIKKP is encoded by the coding sequence ATGCGATGCCGGGGTGTGCGTGGAGCGACGACGGTTGAGGCAAACACGCGCGACGAGATTCTGCAGAACACGCGTCAGTTGCTCGCGCTGATGATCCGCGCCAACGGTATCGAGCCCGAGGAAGTGGCCAGCGCGATGTTCAGCGTCACCTCGGACCTAAACGCCGAGTTTCCCGCCCTCGCGGCCCGGCAACTCGGTTGGCTCGACGTGCCGCTGCTGTGTACGTATGAAGTCGATGTCCCCGGCAGTTTGCGGCGCTGCATCCGCATCATGATTCACTGGAACACCGAAATGCCGCAGCACGAAATCCGGCATGTCTATATCAAGGAAGCGACACGACTCCGGCCCGATCTGTCGAAGCTGCCGCCGGTCGATTTCGAAGAGCTCGAGCGCTGGATCGCCGAGCAAATGAAAGAGATCAAAAAGCCCTAG
- a CDS encoding ZIP family metal transporter, which translates to MATYLLLTFYCIFIVLASLSGGALPWLVRFTHRQMQLLMSFVGGLMLGVAVLHLFPHGVYELGRIKTIAQPLDLSAIWLLAGLLCMFMLIRVFHVHAHEHGDTSDVGHGPHCEHDHDHGVGHHHHGHGHEPLLHLGAKEAAGDSAHRFSWVGLAIGLSLHTLIDGLALGAAVQAEMLHAHWLAGLGTFLAVALHKPLDALSITSLMAAGGWTRRQAWLANILFALMCPIGAFAFVAGSGGLGGYQTLVVGCALAFSAGVFLCISLADLLPELAFHAHDRLPLTVVLLIGVALAWVIGKFEPAHTHSLQQPPPKIEQHDHSHSKDSDGNGR; encoded by the coding sequence ATGGCAACGTATCTGCTCTTGACATTCTATTGCATCTTCATCGTGCTGGCCTCGCTCTCGGGCGGAGCGTTGCCGTGGCTGGTCCGTTTTACGCACCGGCAAATGCAATTGCTGATGAGCTTTGTCGGCGGACTGATGCTCGGCGTGGCGGTGCTCCATCTCTTTCCGCACGGCGTGTACGAATTGGGCCGCATCAAGACGATCGCGCAGCCGCTCGACCTGTCGGCTATCTGGTTGCTCGCTGGTTTGCTCTGCATGTTCATGCTGATTCGCGTTTTTCATGTCCACGCGCACGAGCATGGCGATACGAGTGACGTCGGCCACGGCCCACACTGCGAACACGATCACGACCACGGCGTGGGCCATCATCATCATGGGCATGGTCACGAGCCGCTATTGCATCTCGGCGCGAAGGAAGCGGCTGGCGATTCGGCGCATCGTTTTAGTTGGGTCGGCCTGGCGATTGGTTTGTCGTTGCACACGCTCATCGATGGCCTGGCCCTCGGCGCCGCAGTGCAGGCGGAGATGTTGCACGCGCATTGGCTGGCAGGGCTGGGAACGTTCCTCGCCGTGGCGCTGCACAAACCGCTCGATGCGTTGAGCATTACTTCGCTGATGGCGGCCGGCGGTTGGACCAGACGACAGGCCTGGCTGGCGAACATTCTCTTTGCCCTGATGTGCCCGATCGGCGCGTTTGCCTTTGTGGCGGGTAGCGGTGGACTGGGTGGATATCAAACGTTGGTCGTCGGTTGTGCCTTGGCGTTTTCGGCTGGCGTGTTTCTCTGCATCTCGCTGGCCGATCTGCTGCCGGAACTGGCGTTTCACGCGCACGATCGCCTGCCGCTCACCGTGGTGCTGCTGATCGGTGTCGCGCTGGCATGGGTCATCGGCAAGTTTGAACCGGCCCATACGCACAGCTTGCAGCAACCACCGCCGAAGATCGAGCAGCACGATCATTCGCACTCAAAAGATAGCGACGGCAACGGGCGATAG
- a CDS encoding DinB family protein, with product MSTLHSIIAALQFNRPRTLALLDKIEQDPNPQAALGYRPGPGRAHIAWQLMHIGITEELFATERLTDKKPAYAELVPRFKGGSTPDDDIPTAATIRQVLTESRQHLLATLSTFGDAQLGWMPPALAERKLSFLDVLHILAWHEGHHQGQAHITFNLYKNRPA from the coding sequence ATGAGCACTCTCCACTCCATCATCGCCGCCCTGCAATTCAATCGCCCGCGCACGCTCGCCTTGCTCGACAAGATCGAGCAAGACCCCAATCCGCAAGCCGCGCTCGGTTATCGCCCCGGCCCAGGCCGGGCTCACATCGCCTGGCAACTGATGCACATCGGCATCACCGAAGAGCTCTTTGCCACCGAACGGCTGACCGACAAAAAACCGGCCTATGCCGAGCTCGTGCCGCGCTTCAAAGGTGGCAGCACGCCCGACGACGATATTCCGACCGCGGCCACCATTCGTCAGGTCCTCACCGAAAGCCGTCAGCATTTGCTCGCCACGCTCAGCACCTTTGGCGATGCCCAACTCGGCTGGATGCCGCCAGCCCTCGCCGAACGGAAGCTCTCGTTCCTCGACGTGCTGCACATTCTGGCCTGGCACGAAGGCCACCATCAGGGGCAAGCTCACATTACGTTTAACCTCTACAAGAACCGCCCCGCCTAA